ATCAAATAAGAAAAACCGGAGCAAAAATATTAGTTACAGCTTGCGAAAATTGCCATACGCAATTGAGCAATCTTAATGAACATTACAATCTTGGCGTTGAAGTTAATTTTCTTTCCTCAATGGTCGCAAATGCCTTAACAAAGTATCAATTCTAAAGGAGACATAAATAAATGAAACAAATTATTGGTATATGTATTTTTACTATTCTAATGACAGTTCAAATAGCTGTTGCAACTAATGGAAATAATTTGATCTCTGTAGGCCCTGTTTCAAGAGCAATGGGAGGCGTAGGAATAGCTAAACCTCTTGATGCCATAAGTGCTGTATTTGCTAATCCCGCTGCTATGTGTTTTGGACCATATTGTCCATCATCGCAATTTGATTTTTCTGGAACGCTTTTTATGCCAAAAGTTGAAACAAAAATTATTAACCCTAACGGAACTTTTGCATCTAAAAGCAACGAAAGCATATATGCGATACCAAGTATCGGATTTTCTGTTCCAGTGGATTTTATATCTTCAAAAATGAGATTTGGCCTTTCAGCTTACGGAGTTAGCGGATTAGGAGTTGATTATCGTGATACAGTTATTGATAATCCAAGATATTACACTCTGCCTTACCCTCCTCCTAACAACGCTGCTCCTATAGCTACTGGAGAATACACTCAACTTCAAATTATGAAATTCGCTCCATCTCTTGCTTATCAAGTAATGAATAATTTATCTATCGGAATAGCTTTTCACATCGGATATGGAGCGCTTGACTTAAGAGATGGTTCTTCTACAGGCTATTCAATTGGCATTCAGCCAGGTATAATATTTAAACCATCAGATTGTATATCTTTAGGATTAACTTACACGTCTCCTCAACGTATAACCCATGAGCACGTAGTAGATTTAGACCAAAACATGAAACTTGATAACCTTGTTCTTGAATCTCCCCATCAAATTGGAGCTGGAATTTCATTTAATTCTAAAAATGAAGAAATAATAATCGAAACTGACATAAAATGGATAAACTGGTCAAATGCCGAAGGATATTCTGATTTTGATTGGGAAGATCAATTAGTTTTTGCTGTAGGATTTCAATTTAAACCTTCAGATAATCTTATGCTTAGAGCTGGTTACAACTATGGGAAAAATCCTGTTAATGAACATGATAATTTTAATGGAACCGCTCCAACTAAAGTTCAAGGTAAAAATATTGCGAGTGAATACTACTATGAAACATTTAGGCTTATCGGATTTCCAGCTATTGCTGAACACCATTTAACATTCGGTATTGGTTACCAAGTTACCGACAGATTTTTAATTGATTTTGGATTTGTATATGCAAT
The nucleotide sequence above comes from Desulfobacterales bacterium. Encoded proteins:
- a CDS encoding outer membrane protein transport protein, which codes for MKQIIGICIFTILMTVQIAVATNGNNLISVGPVSRAMGGVGIAKPLDAISAVFANPAAMCFGPYCPSSQFDFSGTLFMPKVETKIINPNGTFASKSNESIYAIPSIGFSVPVDFISSKMRFGLSAYGVSGLGVDYRDTVIDNPRYYTLPYPPPNNAAPIATGEYTQLQIMKFAPSLAYQVMNNLSIGIAFHIGYGALDLRDGSSTGYSIGIQPGIIFKPSDCISLGLTYTSPQRITHEHVVDLDQNMKLDNLVLESPHQIGAGISFNSKNEEIIIETDIKWINWSNAEGYSDFDWEDQLVFAVGFQFKPSDNLMLRAGYNYGKNPVNEHDNFNGTAPTKVQGKNIASEYYYETFRLIGFPAIAEHHLTFGIGYQVTDRFLIDFGFVYAIEKTIKEKGTDLFGQPVELESTLSEKSLDFGLTWRF